Below is a genomic region from Arcanobacterium haemolyticum DSM 20595.
GTGGGATACGAAGTGCTCTGCCGCTACCATCACATGCACGGCATGACTGCCGCATCGGAACACGCCAGCGAAATCTCTCCGACTCCGCTGACGCTCGGATCACACTGAATTACTCCTTAGGCGTGCCGAACACGATTTCATCCCAGGATGGCATCGACGGGCGGTTTCGGCGGCGCTTCGAATCTTTACGGTTGAGCGCCTTCTTCCCCAATGAATGAGCAGGGCTATCGGCAGAATCTGCAGTAGGTGCCGTGGAACTGGTTGGTGCCGATTCGGCAGAGCGAGCCTTATCAGGCGTCGATGCCTTACGTGTGGAAATATCTACCACCGTTGCGTCACGAACCGAATACGTATCGGAGGCGGCCGGATGCGCGCCATCGAAGAAAGCCTCGCCTGGCATTTGGCGTACCTTGCCGCGTTGGAAATCGAGAGATGCCAGAACATCATCGATCGACGGCGTACCAGCCGATGCCGGCTGAGCATCTAACGCCGTAATCTTTGGCATTGCAGGTTGCGGTTCATATTCCTCATTAACCGCATCAGCCGCTGGAACGAGCGCAGGCTTAGAAGAAGTTTCGAGCGGACGCCACGGAGATGTAGGGGTAGGAATATGGGTTTCGGTTAGCCATGTTGCTTCATCATTTGTTGCTTCAACAGATTGACCACGAAGGTTAATCACCCACGTAGCGCGGTGTTCTTCACCCTTTTCTGTATAGCAGGCGGTAAGAACCCACGGGTCGCCCGGATTACGTGTGGAATCCCACGTGATATCCGTTGCTGTAATTCCACGAGGAACCAGGCGTGAGATTACAAGCTCTTCCAACGTCATGCTTCCAGTTTCACGGTTGAGCCGGAAATTCTGTGCCCGGTTGGTGGTGTACTCACGTTCAGCGAAGATCGGATGCGCGAATGCGGAAACCTGTGATGCAGGTAATGACGACAATTCGCAGACGTCTGCAACACTCATACCGGAACGAATATGTGCCTGAATTTCACGAGGAGACATCGGCTTGAGTTCTTCGGCAGGAGTTTCCACCTGCTGCGTATCTTTGCGTAACGCCGCACGCAACGAATCCGTGATCGGAAGCAGGTAGCGGTTTCCCTGCGCATCATTTAGGGACAGTTGGTTGCCGTCTGGATGCAGACCCAACAGTTCAAGCTCGATCATATGTCCTCCTTGTACACCTCTACATTGCCATTGTTTCACAGTTTCGTGGCGGAACAGTATTGGTGTGTTTATAAAATGCCGGAGATTTCCTCTTGTCAAACGTTTCTGAACGTGGTACAACATGGGGGACAACACGCGTTATTTCACGTTAGGACAACGATTCATGGCAACTGATTACGACGCTCCTCGGAAGCAAGACGAGGAACTCAAGGAAGATTCCCTTGAGCAGCTAGGTGCTCGCCGTTCAGATCACCAGTCCAACTCCGTAGATGAGGATGAAACTGAAGCAGCAGAGGGTTTTGAGCTTCCTGGTGCTGATCTTTCGAACGTTGAACTCTCCGTTGCTGTGGTTCCGCCACAGGATGATGAGTTCACCTGTTCGATGTGTTTCCTGGTTCACCACAGATCACAATTAGCTTACGAAGAAGATGGACTTCCGGTCTGTTCCGAATGTGATTCCTGAGCCCTGCTAGAATGAACTCGCCGAAAAGATCGGCGAGTTTTTTCTTTATAAGTATGTAACGCGTTCAAGGAGTGCAAAATGGGTTGGTTCTCTCGCAAGACAGTGACTAAGACTAACGAAACTCATGAGTTTGAAGAACACCAGTCACCAGTGGTAGGACCATTCGATCACAGCGATCATCCAGAGCAAGGCGATCTGCTTGATGCCGGAGCGTTGTGGATCCCGATCGTCCCCGATGCCACGATCCAATTCTCTGTGGATCATTCGCAACAAACCGTGTATGGAATCGTCTACCTCAAGGGTGATGCTGCTCTCCAACTCCAGGTTTTCGCAGCGCCACGTTCTACAGGGCTATGGGATGATGTCCGCCGAGACATGATTACGTCCATCGCTGCTCAAGGCGGCTCATCTACCGAAGTTGCCGGCGTATTCGGCCCAGAACTGCGTGCGCAAGTTCCAGTACCACAATCGAATCACCTCATGCCACATCGCTTCCTTGGAATTGACGGCCCACGCTGGCTCCTTCGCGTCACCCTATACGGCCGGGCAGGATCGGACGATGCCGCAGCGAACGATCTGCTCGAGATCGTGCGCAAGGTCGTCGTCGTTCGTGGAAACACTCCGCACCCACCACGCGAACTACTCGAACTCAACGTGCCACACGTAGACAAGCCACGCGAGGTATAAGTGCCGCGTCTGTTAAGCGTTACCGGAAACGTCACTGCAGTCACCTACCCGGGTGAAGGACTTCGCCCGGAAGTTATCGTGACTATGGACGTGGAAGGAACCGCGCTCCAACTCGTATTCCAATCACGCCGAACGCTTGTGTGTGTTGATATCGGGCAAACAATTCGAGTCAAGGGAGCCGTGGTCAATCGCCGCGGTGTCCCGTGTATCTACAACCCCTTCTACACAATCGTGAAAGGTGATGATGACTAAA
It encodes:
- the sepH gene encoding septation protein SepH, giving the protein MIELELLGLHPDGNQLSLNDAQGNRYLLPITDSLRAALRKDTQQVETPAEELKPMSPREIQAHIRSGMSVADVCELSSLPASQVSAFAHPIFAEREYTTNRAQNFRLNRETGSMTLEELVISRLVPRGITATDITWDSTRNPGDPWVLTACYTEKGEEHRATWVINLRGQSVEATNDEATWLTETHIPTPTSPWRPLETSSKPALVPAADAVNEEYEPQPAMPKITALDAQPASAGTPSIDDVLASLDFQRGKVRQMPGEAFFDGAHPAASDTYSVRDATVVDISTRKASTPDKARSAESAPTSSTAPTADSADSPAHSLGKKALNRKDSKRRRNRPSMPSWDEIVFGTPKE
- a CDS encoding DUF4193 domain-containing protein, coding for MATDYDAPRKQDEELKEDSLEQLGARRSDHQSNSVDEDETEAAEGFELPGADLSNVELSVAVVPPQDDEFTCSMCFLVHHRSQLAYEEDGLPVCSECDS
- a CDS encoding DUF3710 domain-containing protein, giving the protein MGWFSRKTVTKTNETHEFEEHQSPVVGPFDHSDHPEQGDLLDAGALWIPIVPDATIQFSVDHSQQTVYGIVYLKGDAALQLQVFAAPRSTGLWDDVRRDMITSIAAQGGSSTEVAGVFGPELRAQVPVPQSNHLMPHRFLGIDGPRWLLRVTLYGRAGSDDAAANDLLEIVRKVVVVRGNTPHPPRELLELNVPHVDKPREV